From the genome of Hymenobacter sp. PAMC 26628, one region includes:
- a CDS encoding oxygenase MpaB family protein, which produces MTYFVAPGSIVRRIWGTADTVLFIFAGAAAEFALNKAVDWLYFTGRLPADPLGRLFSTVDYARRIVFADRAGAERAIDAMAAIHAAVEAKRGRPIPAGAYRDVLFLLIAYSIGAFEVLERPLTGPEREEIVAVFCRVGQRMGIPGLPTGYADWQAARAQHLAAHLVPSPYTADLYRQYRRHLGPLRYPLLRAVQGLVVPPAVRALLHLGRGAAVRPALAVYRHTRQLAVSQWAKSTLLPAAYRARIHALDGAPAADAALPQPTTARCPVGPHRAPTR; this is translated from the coding sequence ATGACTTATTTTGTGGCTCCCGGGTCCATTGTGCGCCGCATCTGGGGCACGGCCGATACGGTGCTGTTCATCTTCGCCGGGGCCGCGGCCGAGTTTGCCCTCAACAAGGCCGTGGACTGGCTCTACTTCACCGGGCGGCTGCCGGCCGACCCGCTGGGCCGCTTGTTTTCGACGGTGGACTACGCCCGCCGCATCGTGTTTGCCGACCGCGCCGGGGCCGAGCGGGCCATCGACGCCATGGCCGCCATCCACGCGGCGGTGGAGGCCAAGCGCGGCCGGCCCATCCCCGCCGGGGCCTACCGCGACGTGCTATTCCTGCTCATCGCCTACTCCATTGGGGCCTTCGAGGTGCTGGAGCGGCCCCTCACGGGCCCCGAGCGCGAGGAAATCGTGGCCGTGTTTTGCCGCGTGGGCCAGCGCATGGGCATCCCCGGGCTGCCCACGGGCTACGCCGACTGGCAGGCCGCCCGCGCCCAGCACCTGGCCGCGCACCTCGTGCCCAGCCCTTACACCGCCGACCTGTACCGGCAGTACCGCCGCCACCTGGGGCCCCTGCGCTACCCGCTGCTGCGCGCCGTGCAGGGCCTGGTGGTGCCGCCCGCCGTGCGCGCGCTGCTGCACCTGGGCCGCGGCGCGGCGGTGCGCCCGGCCCTGGCCGTGTACCGGCACACCCGGCAGCTGGCCGTCAGCCAGTGGGCTAAAAGCACCCTGCTGCCGGCGGCGTACCGGGCCCGCATCCACGCGCTCGATGGGGCCCCGGCGGCCGACGCGGCGCTGCCCCAGCCCACCACCGCGCGGTGCCCGGTGGGCCCCCACCGCGCCCCCACCCGCTGA
- a CDS encoding GlcG/HbpS family heme-binding protein, with protein sequence MTQALLEAVLFAAQQEAQRQQLSITVTVVDTGGHVRALVRHEGCSYFALESSRLKAVTASQLRLPSHVVGELGQKFPALQASFATNPAISGLPGGFPLVWQNAVIGGVGIAGGNFEQDQAIGAACAAAIAQPTENGSAVQ encoded by the coding sequence ATGACCCAGGCCCTCCTTGAAGCCGTTTTATTTGCCGCGCAGCAAGAAGCCCAGCGCCAGCAGTTGTCCATTACCGTCACCGTCGTTGACACCGGGGGGCACGTGCGCGCCCTGGTGCGACACGAAGGGTGCAGCTACTTCGCCTTGGAAAGCAGCCGGCTCAAAGCCGTCACCGCGTCGCAGCTCCGCCTGCCCAGCCACGTGGTGGGCGAGCTGGGTCAGAAATTTCCGGCCTTGCAGGCCTCGTTCGCGACCAATCCGGCCATTTCGGGCCTGCCCGGCGGGTTTCCGTTGGTCTGGCAAAATGCGGTAATTGGCGGGGTAGGCATCGCCGGGGGCAATTTTGAGCAAGACCAAGCCATCGGTGCGGCGTGCGCAGCGGCCATTGCGCAGCCGACCGAAAATGGCAGCGCTGTTCAATAG
- a CDS encoding M20/M25/M40 family metallo-hydrolase: MKKPYLLGGLLAAAAAGLLAAGAPPVPALAKVRQYRQRHERELLADFTRLLAIPNVAADSAGLHRTAGAIAELMRQRGIGGVQLLGAATPGVPPAVFGEVRVPGATRTLIFYAHYDGQPVNPAQWAPGLSPFGPVLATGALSAGGQVVPLPPAGTPLSPDWRLYARGSSDDKGGVMAILAAYQALAESGVQPTANLKFFFEGEEERGSPHLAELLGRHKALLASDLWIICDGPVHQSGRKQVVYGARGDVNVALTVYGPTRPLHSGHYGNWAPNPAMALARLLGSMQDSTGRVTIAGFYDDVVPLTAAEQEAVRQIPNNDAAIRQGLGFARADGRGQSLSELINQPSLNINGLRSANVGPQAANVIPTTAEAVLDLRLVLGNDYQRQVAKVVHHIERQGYFVTRAAPTAAERAQHPRLAQVTPAAGYNAQRTPLDLPLARRVVAAVQSTVAEPVVRLPTSGGSLPLFAFKEALGATTLTVPIANYDNNQHAENENLRLGNLWDGMETMAAVMTMP, translated from the coding sequence ATGAAGAAACCTTACCTGCTGGGGGGCCTGCTGGCCGCGGCGGCCGCCGGGCTGCTCGCCGCCGGGGCCCCGCCCGTGCCCGCGCTGGCCAAAGTGCGGCAGTACCGCCAGCGCCACGAGCGCGAATTGCTGGCCGATTTCACCCGGCTGCTGGCCATCCCGAACGTGGCGGCCGATTCGGCGGGGCTGCACCGCACGGCCGGCGCCATCGCCGAGCTGATGCGCCAGCGCGGCATCGGCGGCGTGCAGCTGCTGGGGGCGGCCACGCCGGGCGTGCCGCCGGCCGTGTTTGGGGAGGTGCGCGTGCCCGGGGCCACCCGCACGCTCATCTTTTATGCCCACTACGACGGCCAGCCCGTGAACCCCGCCCAGTGGGCCCCGGGCCTGAGCCCGTTCGGGCCCGTGCTGGCCACGGGGGCCCTCAGCGCCGGCGGCCAGGTGGTGCCGCTGCCGCCGGCGGGCACGCCGCTCAGCCCCGATTGGCGCCTCTACGCCCGCGGCAGTTCCGACGACAAGGGCGGGGTGATGGCCATCCTGGCCGCCTACCAGGCCCTGGCCGAAAGCGGCGTGCAGCCCACGGCCAACCTCAAGTTTTTCTTCGAGGGCGAGGAGGAGCGGGGCTCGCCGCACCTGGCCGAGCTGCTGGGCCGCCACAAGGCGCTGCTCGCGTCCGATTTGTGGATCATCTGCGACGGGCCGGTGCACCAGTCGGGACGCAAGCAGGTGGTGTACGGGGCCCGGGGCGACGTGAACGTGGCCCTGACCGTGTACGGGCCCACGCGCCCGCTGCACAGCGGCCACTACGGCAACTGGGCCCCCAACCCCGCCATGGCCCTGGCCCGGCTGCTGGGCTCGATGCAGGACAGCACGGGCCGCGTCACCATCGCCGGCTTCTACGACGACGTGGTGCCGCTGACCGCCGCCGAGCAGGAGGCCGTGCGCCAGATTCCGAACAACGACGCCGCCATCCGGCAGGGGCTGGGCTTTGCCCGGGCCGACGGCCGGGGGCAGTCATTGAGCGAGCTCATCAACCAGCCCTCGCTGAACATCAACGGGCTGCGCAGCGCCAACGTGGGGCCCCAGGCGGCCAACGTCATCCCCACCACCGCCGAGGCCGTGCTGGATTTGCGCCTCGTGCTGGGCAACGACTACCAGCGGCAGGTGGCCAAGGTCGTCCACCACATCGAGCGCCAGGGCTACTTCGTGACGCGCGCCGCGCCCACCGCTGCCGAGCGCGCCCAGCACCCGCGCCTGGCGCAGGTGACGCCCGCCGCCGGCTACAACGCCCAGCGCACGCCCCTGGACCTGCCCCTGGCCCGCCGCGTGGTGGCGGCCGTGCAAAGCACCGTGGCCGAGCCGGTGGTGCGCCTGCCCACCTCGGGCGGCAGCCTGCCGCTCTTCGCGTTCAAGGAAGCGCTGGGGGCCACCACCCTCACCGTGCCCATCGCCAACTACGACAACAACCAGCACGCCGAAAACGAAAACCTGCGCCTCGGCAACCTCTGGGACGGCATGGAAACCATGGCCGCCGTGATGACCATGCCGTAA
- a CDS encoding flavin reductase family protein, producing the protein MQLSADLLPIEARYKLLTGAIIPRPIAVVSTVSPAGVFNAAPFSYFNIVGHAPMAVSFAVAGPKPDGTWKDTLRNAQLPAQGGTGEFVINMATEDYAEQMARTAAPLAAGVSEFDFAGLTPVASAVVGAPRIGEASVSFECRTLHVVEVGRSRLVIGEIVFLHLDDALVDERFRVDFTQLRAIGRMAGSRYARTRDTFVLEDEKFFPGTR; encoded by the coding sequence ATGCAGCTATCCGCCGACCTATTGCCAATTGAAGCCCGCTATAAGCTGCTCACCGGCGCCATCATTCCCCGGCCCATCGCCGTCGTGTCCACCGTCTCGCCCGCGGGGGTGTTCAACGCGGCCCCGTTCTCGTATTTCAACATCGTGGGCCACGCCCCAATGGCGGTATCCTTTGCCGTGGCCGGCCCCAAGCCCGATGGCACGTGGAAAGACACGCTGCGCAACGCGCAGCTGCCCGCCCAGGGCGGCACGGGCGAATTCGTCATCAACATGGCCACGGAGGACTACGCCGAGCAGATGGCGCGCACGGCCGCGCCGTTGGCGGCCGGCGTGTCAGAGTTTGACTTTGCGGGCCTGACGCCGGTAGCCAGCGCCGTGGTGGGGGCCCCACGCATCGGCGAAGCCTCGGTGTCCTTCGAGTGCCGGACGCTGCACGTGGTCGAGGTGGGCCGCTCGCGCCTGGTCATCGGCGAAATCGTGTTCCTGCACCTCGACGACGCCCTGGTCGATGAACGCTTCCGGGTTGATTTTACGCAGCTGCGCGCCATCGGCCGCATGGCGGGTTCGCGCTACGCCCGCACCCGCGACACATTCGTCCTGGAAGACGAAAAGTTTTTCCCCGGCACCCGCTAA
- a CDS encoding ribosomal maturation YjgA family protein → MLTFRRGYFLLATLLFGAEAGIAAFAHDALLRPYGGDVLATVLLYCLLRSFWAAPTVPAVWAALLLSYLIEAAQYAHLLARLGLAHSAAARLVLGSQFEWGDVLAYTLGALLVAGVERNQAARAIG, encoded by the coding sequence GTGCTTACTTTCCGCCGCGGGTATTTTCTGCTCGCCACGCTGTTATTCGGCGCCGAGGCCGGCATTGCCGCCTTCGCCCACGATGCCCTGCTGCGGCCCTACGGGGGCGATGTGCTGGCCACCGTACTGCTCTATTGCCTGCTACGCAGCTTTTGGGCGGCGCCGACCGTGCCCGCCGTGTGGGCAGCGCTGCTCCTATCGTACCTCATCGAGGCGGCCCAATACGCCCACCTGCTGGCGCGCCTGGGCCTGGCGCACTCGGCGGCGGCGCGGCTCGTGTTGGGCAGCCAGTTCGAGTGGGGCGACGTGCTGGCCTACACCCTGGGGGCCCTGCTCGTGGCCGGCGTGGAGCGTAACCAGGCCGCCCGGGCTATAGGCTAG
- a CDS encoding MarR family winged helix-turn-helix transcriptional regulator: MKAHADLTRQITEKNLAGHVHHFSRLLAQLSEHRWAADGYPELRSGHVQLLRNLDPAGTRATVLAQRAQVTKQTMGRVVKELVRTGYLALGPDAADSRAQLVQLTPRGATFLAYLATTLVDLEHAFGRVLGMPRLAEFQAALHELTAFAEARRQQLP, from the coding sequence ATGAAAGCACACGCCGACTTAACCCGCCAGATAACCGAAAAGAACCTGGCGGGCCACGTGCACCATTTCTCGCGGCTGCTGGCGCAGCTCAGCGAGCACCGCTGGGCCGCCGATGGCTACCCCGAGCTGCGCAGCGGCCACGTGCAGCTGCTGCGCAACCTCGACCCAGCCGGCACCCGGGCCACGGTGTTGGCGCAACGGGCCCAGGTAACCAAGCAAACGATGGGGCGCGTAGTGAAGGAGTTGGTCCGCACTGGCTACTTGGCCCTAGGGCCCGACGCGGCCGACAGCCGCGCCCAGCTCGTGCAGCTGACGCCCCGCGGAGCCACGTTTTTAGCGTACCTGGCCACCACGTTGGTGGACCTGGAGCACGCCTTCGGGCGGGTGCTGGGAATGCCCCGGTTGGCCGAGTTCCAGGCCGCCCTGCACGAGCTGACCGCCTTTGCCGAAGCCCGGCGGCAACAACTACCCTGA
- a CDS encoding L-rhamnose mutarotase — protein sequence MEEIAFTMQLRPGVAAEYQRRHDDLWPELAGALSAAGIRDYSIFLDAASGRLFGVQKRVAGHTADALPGLPVMRRWWAHMADLMETNPDQSPVVTVLARVFHQD from the coding sequence ATGGAAGAAATTGCCTTCACCATGCAGCTGCGGCCCGGGGTGGCCGCCGAGTACCAGCGCCGCCACGACGACCTCTGGCCCGAGCTGGCCGGGGCCCTGAGCGCGGCTGGCATCCGCGACTATTCCATCTTCCTGGACGCGGCCAGCGGGCGGCTGTTTGGGGTGCAAAAACGGGTGGCCGGCCATACCGCCGACGCTTTGCCGGGCTTGCCCGTAATGCGGCGCTGGTGGGCCCACATGGCCGATTTGATGGAAACCAACCCCGACCAGTCGCCGGTGGTGACGGTACTGGCGCGGGTGTTTCACCAGGACTGA
- a CDS encoding Gfo/Idh/MocA family protein, producing MLRLLAAFFSLLLLLTTSPPAGAQAKAGAPVRVGVAGLTHTHVHGILGRAKRGDIEIVGIAEPNRALAERYAKQYGLPMSLVYSSLDEMLKKTKPEAVTAFGSIYEHLAVVQACAPRGIHVMVEKPLAVSVDHARQMAALATKHHIHLLTNYETTWYASNRQAYQLVDQEKAIGDIRKVVVHDGHQGPKEIGVNKEFLDWLTDPVQNGGGALVDFGCYGADLLTWLMHGARPLSVTAVTRQLKPEVYPKVDDDATILVNYPRAEGVIQASWNWPYARKDMEIYGQTGSVMTVDGSHMRVRLSEKQPAQDQTAPAPPAPYDEPFAYLAAVVRGTAPEDVLSALPTNLIVVEILEAAKQSAKEGKTVYFSK from the coding sequence ATGCTCCGTCTCCTCGCCGCGTTTTTTTCCCTGCTGCTGTTGCTCACAACAAGCCCGCCCGCCGGGGCCCAAGCCAAAGCGGGGGCCCCCGTGCGGGTGGGTGTGGCGGGCCTCACGCACACCCACGTGCACGGGATTCTGGGCCGCGCCAAGCGGGGCGACATCGAAATTGTGGGTATTGCCGAGCCCAACCGGGCGCTGGCCGAGCGCTACGCCAAGCAGTACGGCCTGCCCATGTCGCTGGTTTACAGCTCGCTGGACGAGATGCTGAAGAAAACCAAGCCCGAGGCGGTTACGGCGTTCGGCAGCATCTACGAGCACCTGGCCGTGGTGCAGGCCTGCGCGCCGCGCGGCATCCACGTGATGGTGGAGAAGCCGCTGGCCGTGAGCGTCGACCACGCCCGCCAGATGGCGGCGCTGGCCACGAAGCACCACATCCACCTGCTCACCAACTACGAAACCACCTGGTACGCCTCCAACCGCCAAGCCTACCAGCTGGTGGACCAGGAAAAGGCCATTGGTGACATCCGCAAGGTGGTGGTGCACGACGGCCACCAGGGCCCCAAAGAAATTGGGGTGAACAAAGAATTTCTGGACTGGCTGACCGACCCGGTGCAAAACGGCGGCGGGGCCCTCGTCGATTTCGGCTGCTACGGCGCCGACCTGCTGACGTGGCTCATGCACGGCGCCCGGCCCCTGTCGGTCACGGCCGTGACGCGGCAGCTCAAGCCCGAGGTGTACCCCAAAGTAGACGACGACGCGACCATCCTGGTGAATTACCCCAGGGCCGAGGGCGTCATCCAGGCGTCGTGGAACTGGCCGTACGCGCGCAAGGACATGGAGATTTACGGCCAAACGGGCTCCGTTATGACCGTGGACGGCAGCCACATGCGCGTGCGGCTCAGCGAAAAACAGCCGGCCCAGGACCAGACCGCCCCCGCGCCCCCGGCGCCCTACGACGAGCCGTTTGCCTACCTGGCGGCCGTGGTGCGCGGCACCGCGCCGGAGGACGTGCTGTCCGCGCTGCCCACCAACCTGATCGTAGTGGAGATTCTGGAAGCCGCCAAGCAGTCGGCCAAAGAGGGCAAAACGGTGTACTTCTCGAAATAA
- a CDS encoding alkaline phosphatase has protein sequence MKVRFLLAGGLLLAAGARHEARAQAASTNQNVILYIGDGFGLAPKTATRMALGQGRDGKRFATDAGFQVLNLDKMKYNATATTHSLNSWITDSAPGASVYACGKPGKQDNEVISLNASSGAAIETILEAAKKQGYAVGLVSTARITHATPAAFASHIWYRDLEDYIAAQYIASTQAQYEAIYNSSPTAAYRYTATRDWVLPTTKVGVELDVVLGGGARHFLPRTRGAASPYEAVVDRTGAPILNAAGAPVTLKGNRADDVDLVKYAVEQRNYQYVNSRDALLNIDLAQYGPGGKKLLGLFNASHVNYEQDRQTSAAWEPSLADMTALAIKVLQAKSNGKGFFLMVEAGRIDHLEHSNTGGISVVAGSGTTNQYVVDADRPVYAGGGDAGVTATPTTARTADVYGSDYMIKEVLAFDYAVAEGRALMATPTSGKTLIFSTSDHECGGFAVTGLHDEDNANKNGTKIRTYAGQIGKSVAAEAGYATPTNLVRGDGGANGWFPDYTLATFQGKTYPQPTSATAKRIVVAYASNPLTNGNGAAQTGAVGNHTPQDIWVAAEDNTNTHAQQITGRGLLDNTAITPILADFMQLTLFATTLSTRGNTTGPLATSSVQLSPVPFADRFQVAFNLATAGAVTVELFNEIGQKVQTVVTGQSYGPGAHTVAVDGTRLRTGLYVAAVTVNGQVVSQKTIKL, from the coding sequence ATGAAGGTCAGATTTTTACTCGCTGGGGGCCTGCTGCTGGCCGCCGGGGCCCGGCACGAGGCCCGCGCGCAGGCGGCGTCCACCAACCAAAACGTCATCCTCTACATCGGCGACGGCTTCGGGCTGGCCCCCAAAACCGCTACCCGCATGGCCCTGGGCCAGGGGCGCGACGGCAAGCGGTTTGCCACCGACGCCGGCTTCCAGGTGCTGAACCTGGACAAGATGAAGTACAACGCCACCGCCACCACGCACTCGCTCAACTCGTGGATCACGGACTCGGCCCCGGGGGCCTCGGTGTACGCCTGCGGCAAGCCCGGCAAGCAAGACAACGAGGTGATTTCGCTGAATGCCTCCAGCGGCGCGGCCATCGAAACGATCCTAGAGGCGGCCAAGAAGCAGGGCTACGCGGTGGGCCTGGTGAGCACGGCCCGCATCACGCACGCCACGCCGGCCGCGTTTGCCAGCCACATCTGGTACCGCGACCTGGAGGATTACATTGCTGCCCAGTACATTGCCTCGACCCAGGCGCAGTACGAGGCCATCTATAATAGCAGCCCCACGGCCGCCTACCGCTACACCGCCACCCGCGACTGGGTGCTGCCCACCACCAAAGTGGGCGTGGAGTTGGATGTGGTGCTTGGCGGCGGCGCCCGCCACTTTTTGCCCCGCACCCGCGGCGCGGCCAGCCCCTACGAAGCCGTGGTGGACCGCACCGGGGCCCCCATCCTCAACGCGGCCGGCGCCCCCGTGACCCTCAAAGGCAACCGCGCCGACGACGTGGACCTGGTGAAGTACGCCGTGGAGCAGCGCAACTACCAGTACGTGAACAGCCGCGACGCCTTGCTGAACATCGACCTGGCGCAGTACGGCCCGGGCGGCAAGAAGCTGCTCGGCCTCTTCAACGCCTCGCACGTCAACTACGAGCAGGACCGCCAGACCAGCGCCGCCTGGGAGCCCTCGCTGGCTGACATGACGGCCTTGGCCATCAAGGTGTTGCAGGCCAAAAGCAACGGCAAGGGCTTCTTCCTGATGGTGGAAGCTGGCCGCATCGACCACCTGGAGCACTCCAACACGGGCGGCATTTCGGTGGTGGCCGGCTCGGGCACCACTAACCAGTACGTGGTGGACGCCGACCGGCCGGTGTACGCCGGCGGCGGCGACGCCGGCGTGACGGCCACGCCCACCACGGCGCGCACCGCCGACGTGTACGGGTCCGATTACATGATCAAGGAAGTGCTGGCCTTCGACTACGCCGTGGCCGAGGGCCGGGCCCTGATGGCCACGCCCACCAGCGGCAAAACCCTGATTTTTAGCACCTCCGACCACGAGTGCGGCGGCTTTGCCGTGACGGGCCTGCACGACGAGGACAACGCCAACAAGAATGGCACCAAAATCCGCACCTACGCCGGCCAGATCGGCAAGTCGGTGGCCGCCGAGGCCGGCTACGCCACCCCCACCAACCTGGTGCGCGGCGACGGCGGGGCCAACGGCTGGTTTCCCGACTACACGCTGGCCACCTTCCAGGGCAAAACCTACCCGCAGCCCACCTCGGCCACGGCCAAGCGCATCGTGGTGGCCTACGCCTCCAACCCGCTCACCAACGGCAACGGCGCCGCCCAAACCGGGGCGGTGGGCAACCACACGCCCCAGGACATTTGGGTGGCCGCGGAGGACAACACCAACACCCACGCCCAGCAAATCACCGGCCGCGGCCTGCTCGACAACACGGCCATCACGCCCATCCTGGCCGATTTCATGCAGCTCACGCTGTTCGCCACCACCCTCAGCACCCGCGGCAACACCACGGGGCCCCTGGCCACGTCTAGCGTGCAGCTGAGCCCGGTACCGTTTGCCGACCGCTTCCAGGTGGCCTTCAACCTGGCCACGGCCGGGGCCGTGACGGTGGAGTTGTTCAACGAAATCGGCCAGAAAGTGCAAACCGTGGTGACCGGCCAGTCCTACGGCCCCGGCGCCCACACCGTGGCCGTGGACGGCACCCGCCTGCGCACCGGCCTCTACGTGGCCGCCGTGACGGTGAACGGCCAGGTGGTGTCCCAGAAAACCATCAAGCTGTAA